Proteins co-encoded in one Rickettsiales bacterium genomic window:
- the tldD gene encoding metalloprotease TldD: MLNTAKNIFFNNYGLNEATLKQITSDSLSPLDDGELFMEYSVSESILYDEGNLKNASSDTTQGYGLRGVLGESTAYAHSSILDINSIKNSTQVINALKTSAKSFKQDVSPAKAYKNLYNPHNPLEEISFSEKLEKLKFIDEYLRKKDENVKQVSASIASEWQVVYILRADGSEYSDVRPLVRVNISIVYEKDGKKERGSYGMGGRSLYSDFINQEKLIFGCDKALKEAKTSIEALPSPAGEMDIVLGSGWPGILLHEAVGHGLEGDFNRKKTSAFSGLMGQRVAAKGVTVIDDGTIDNRRGSLTIDDEGTPTNKTILIEDGILVGYIQDRLNARLMGVKPTGNGRRESYEHSILPRMTNTYMLNGNSSQEELISRVKNGIYAVSFGGGQVDITSGKFVFSANEAYKIEDGKIKYPVKGATIIGNGPECLKNVKGIANDMKLDDGVGTCGKDGQGVPVGVGQPSLLISGLTIGGTEV, translated from the coding sequence ATGTTAAATACAGCAAAAAATATCTTTTTCAACAATTATGGTTTGAATGAGGCAACACTAAAACAAATCACCTCTGATAGTTTATCACCGCTTGATGATGGTGAATTATTTATGGAATACTCAGTTAGCGAATCAATTTTATATGATGAGGGAAACCTTAAAAATGCCAGTTCAGATACCACTCAAGGCTATGGTTTGCGTGGTGTTTTGGGAGAATCAACCGCCTATGCACATTCTTCAATTTTAGATATAAATTCCATCAAAAATTCCACACAAGTTATAAATGCATTGAAAACTTCCGCTAAGAGTTTTAAGCAAGATGTGAGCCCTGCAAAAGCCTATAAAAATTTATATAACCCCCATAATCCGCTTGAGGAAATCAGTTTTTCAGAAAAGCTAGAAAAACTAAAATTTATTGACGAATATCTAAGAAAAAAAGATGAAAATGTTAAGCAGGTTTCGGCTTCTATTGCCTCAGAGTGGCAGGTTGTATACATATTGAGGGCTGATGGCAGTGAATATTCAGATGTTCGCCCGCTTGTGCGTGTAAATATTTCTATAGTCTATGAAAAAGATGGCAAAAAAGAGCGTGGAAGTTATGGAATGGGCGGTAGAAGCCTCTATTCTGATTTTATAAATCAAGAAAAGCTTATTTTCGGTTGTGATAAAGCCTTGAAAGAAGCCAAAACTTCCATTGAAGCCCTGCCCTCCCCCGCTGGTGAAATGGATATTGTGCTTGGTTCAGGCTGGCCGGGGATTCTTCTACACGAGGCAGTTGGACACGGCTTAGAGGGTGATTTTAATCGCAAGAAAACCTCAGCTTTCTCTGGCCTTATGGGGCAAAGAGTTGCCGCAAAGGGTGTTACTGTTATAGATGATGGCACAATTGATAATCGCAGAGGCTCATTAACGATAGATGATGAAGGAACACCAACAAATAAAACTATTCTAATTGAAGATGGTATTTTAGTTGGATACATTCAGGATAGGCTAAATGCAAGGCTTATGGGCGTGAAGCCAACTGGCAATGGCAGGCGTGAAAGTTATGAGCATTCTATCCTTCCAAGAATGACAAACACCTATATGTTAAATGGAAATTCCTCACAAGAGGAGCTTATTTCACGGGTTAAGAATGGAATTTATGCTGTCAGTTTTGGTGGTGGGCAAGTGGATATTACTTCTGGCAAATTCGTTTTTTCTGCCAACGAAGCCTATAAAATTGAAGATGGTAAAATTAAATACCCTGTAAAAGGTGCAACTATTATTGGCAATGGCCCAGAATGCTTAAAGAATGTTAAAGGAATTGCTAATGATATGAAATTAGATGATGGTGTTGGCACTTGCGGTAAAGATGGGCAAGGCGTGCCTGTTGGTGTTGGCCAACCTTCTCTACTAATCAGCGGCTTAACCATTGGCGGAACTGAGGTTTAA
- a CDS encoding prepilin-type N-terminal cleavage/methylation domain-containing protein, which yields MQKSGFTFIELTIVLVIVGIIIGAILGAQDMIQNSKNQTIIKEFSNYNANISAFYLQYNALPGDISNASSYWSGASNGDGDGRICCSNTESVYLWNHLKRAGIIEGNYDGNDTDILLSVPSSSTDLGYYKAHYAGLSGDQWLLGGTQIYEVKANFIGLGAPSTSGEYALGAVNSSDAYSIDIKMDDGNASAGILVAVKGTNDLSTFQSGCVSASTFGTSASGTITYQITNDTKSCRLIYWLQGAF from the coding sequence GTGCAAAAATCTGGATTTACCTTTATAGAGTTAACCATTGTTTTAGTTATTGTTGGCATAATAATTGGTGCAATACTTGGTGCTCAAGATATGATTCAAAACTCAAAGAATCAAACTATAATAAAAGAGTTTAGTAATTATAATGCAAATATTTCAGCTTTCTATTTACAATATAATGCACTTCCTGGTGATATTTCTAATGCTAGTTCATATTGGTCTGGGGCTTCAAATGGTGATGGTGATGGCAGAATTTGTTGTAGCAACACAGAAAGTGTTTACCTCTGGAATCACTTAAAAAGAGCTGGAATAATTGAAGGAAATTACGACGGAAATGATACTGATATTTTGTTATCTGTCCCATCATCTTCTACTGATTTAGGCTATTACAAAGCTCATTATGCAGGCTTATCTGGCGATCAATGGCTACTCGGTGGAACACAAATTTATGAAGTTAAGGCAAACTTCATTGGTTTGGGTGCTCCTTCAACTTCTGGTGAATATGCACTTGGTGCTGTGAATTCTAGTGATGCTTATTCAATTGATATTAAAATGGATGATGGCAATGCTTCAGCGGGCATATTAGTTGCCGTTAAAGGAACAAATGATTTATCAACATTTCAATCTGGATGTGTTAGTGCGTCAACCTTTGGAACTTCAGCCAGTGGAACAATTACTTATCAAATTACAAATGATACTAAAAGTTGCCGTTTAATATATTGGTTACAAGGAGCATTTTAA
- a CDS encoding protein-disulfide reductase DsbD family protein has translation MLSIKKIIFNILFFSVLFFSSQVFAITSNWQRTEGNEGKARFIYAGKTSGDSNNLLAGLEFSFEKDWHTYWKNSGDSGVPVAIDFSNSKNIEDIKIIWPAPKREVIYGVETFILGGDKVILPLIITPKNFNEPMELKLKASFAVCKDVCLFAEGKYEAKINPDYFNQNIKNEIEKFIAKTPKLNFNKDAEIKNIKADDSQIITEIKIKENLISKNADIFISEESKNFRFPKTKKVYYKNSEILKIFSPYETLVKGETLENKNLNFVFSNDEYSIEKNIENIQLEKSPSRKDSKEIKSKHSKSITIITAIIAALIGGLILNIMPCVLPVLSLKIFGMVKHGASDKKYIRKSFLFSTLGILFSFLLLAIGVVFLKQAGESVGWGIQFQEPYFIIFLCFILALFAANQFGLFEVLLPSKANDKINNLLDKSGDSSALGSFLTGAFATLLATPCTAPFLTTAVSFAFAGDNLTIFLIFFFMGLGLAMPYILIMIAPSLVKIFPKPGAWMLKVRIILGVLIYLTTYWLLYVLVNNAGYYVPIIVFVGIHMIFIFLWIAKIKNIYFVRVFIAIAWVIIVVLLMCHFVMTKENEVKQYHNEWIEFDEKKISEYVKKGRVVLVDVTADWCLTCKFNKLNTINPSMDFLKENKVILMRADFTKPSEKIHNFLVKNGRYAIPFNKIYGPKKPDGIILGELLDKKNLRKAVFDAIDSD, from the coding sequence ATGCTTTCAATCAAAAAAATTATTTTCAATATTTTATTTTTCTCTGTTTTATTTTTTTCTTCGCAAGTTTTTGCAATCACTTCAAATTGGCAGAGAACAGAAGGAAATGAAGGCAAAGCCAGATTTATTTATGCTGGAAAAACCAGTGGTGATTCAAATAATTTATTAGCGGGTTTAGAATTTTCTTTTGAAAAAGATTGGCATACATATTGGAAAAATTCTGGCGATAGTGGTGTTCCAGTTGCGATAGATTTTTCAAATTCAAAAAATATTGAAGATATAAAAATAATCTGGCCTGCTCCAAAAAGAGAAGTAATTTATGGTGTTGAAACTTTTATTTTAGGTGGCGATAAAGTTATTTTACCTTTAATAATCACCCCTAAAAACTTTAACGAGCCTATGGAGCTCAAGCTAAAAGCTAGTTTTGCGGTGTGTAAAGATGTATGCCTTTTTGCCGAAGGAAAATATGAGGCGAAAATAAACCCAGATTATTTTAATCAAAATATAAAAAATGAAATTGAAAAATTCATCGCAAAAACTCCAAAATTAAATTTTAATAAAGATGCAGAAATAAAAAATATTAAAGCTGATGATTCTCAAATAATTACTGAAATAAAAATAAAAGAAAATTTAATCTCAAAAAATGCGGATATTTTTATTTCTGAAGAAAGCAAAAATTTTCGCTTTCCAAAAACTAAAAAAGTTTATTACAAAAATTCAGAAATCTTAAAAATTTTTTCCCCTTATGAAACCCTTGTAAAAGGCGAAACTCTTGAGAATAAAAATCTTAATTTTGTCTTCTCTAATGACGAATATTCTATTGAAAAAAATATTGAAAATATTCAACTTGAAAAATCACCTTCTAGAAAAGATTCTAAAGAAATCAAATCCAAACATTCAAAATCTATAACTATTATTACCGCAATAATTGCAGCACTTATTGGAGGATTGATATTAAATATTATGCCTTGCGTTTTGCCTGTTTTATCGCTCAAAATTTTTGGAATGGTAAAGCATGGTGCTTCAGACAAAAAATATATTAGAAAAAGTTTTTTATTCTCAACGCTTGGTATTTTATTTTCATTTTTGTTATTGGCAATTGGCGTTGTATTTCTAAAACAGGCCGGAGAATCTGTGGGTTGGGGAATTCAATTTCAAGAACCTTATTTTATAATATTCCTATGTTTTATTTTGGCTTTATTTGCGGCAAATCAATTCGGTTTATTTGAGGTTTTACTGCCAAGCAAAGCAAATGATAAAATAAATAATCTACTTGATAAATCAGGTGATTCATCTGCTTTAGGTAGTTTTTTAACAGGTGCTTTTGCAACATTACTTGCAACACCTTGCACCGCACCCTTTTTAACAACAGCGGTTTCTTTTGCATTTGCTGGGGATAATTTAACAATATTCTTAATTTTTTTCTTTATGGGGCTTGGGCTTGCAATGCCTTATATTTTAATAATGATTGCACCATCTTTGGTAAAAATATTTCCAAAACCAGGTGCGTGGATGCTGAAAGTTAGAATAATTCTTGGCGTTCTAATTTACCTAACAACCTACTGGCTACTCTATGTTTTAGTTAATAATGCTGGTTACTATGTTCCAATAATTGTCTTTGTTGGAATACATATGATTTTTATTTTTCTATGGATTGCGAAAATTAAAAATATTTATTTCGTTAGAGTTTTTATTGCAATTGCTTGGGTTATAATTGTGGTTTTATTAATGTGCCATTTTGTAATGACTAAAGAAAATGAAGTTAAGCAATATCATAATGAATGGATTGAATTTGATGAGAAAAAAATCTCTGAATATGTAAAAAAGGGCAGGGTGGTTTTAGTTGATGTAACCGCAGATTGGTGTTTAACTTGCAAGTTCAATAAGCTGAATACCATCAACCCATCAATGGATTTCTTAAAAGAAAATAAAGTGATTTTAATGCGAGCTGATTTTACAAAGCCTAGTGAGAAAATTCATAATTTTTTAGTTAAAAACGGCAGATATGCAATTCCATTTAATAAAATTTATGGCCCCAAAAAGCCTGATGGAATTATATTAGGAGAATTACTAGATAAAAAAAACCTTAGAAAAGCCGTTTTTGATGCGATTGATAGTGATTAA
- the coxB gene encoding cytochrome c oxidase subunit II — protein sequence MTRFLVFLSLIFLSFSSLAEEKSEKIGVLDNFKIEKSTYGKPVDWQLNFQKPASPVMEKLVNLHDGLLYMVFGISIFVLLLLLYVMFRFREKANPTPSKTTHNTLIEIIWTAVPVLILVAIVIPSWRLINYMEKHENPELTIKAIGYQWYWGYEYVDGVGKGIKFESYMTPEDKLKKGEPRLLKTDNAVVLPVDTNIRVLTTAADVIHAWAVPSFGVKKDAVPGRINETWVRITKEGTYYGQCSELCGSKHAFMPIEVKAVSKKAYRKWAKKQLNG from the coding sequence ATGACAAGATTTTTAGTTTTTCTATCATTAATTTTTTTATCCTTTTCATCACTTGCAGAGGAAAAATCTGAAAAGATTGGAGTTTTGGATAATTTTAAGATTGAAAAATCAACTTATGGCAAGCCAGTTGATTGGCAACTTAACTTTCAAAAACCAGCTTCACCTGTAATGGAAAAGCTAGTTAATCTTCATGATGGTCTGCTTTATATGGTTTTTGGTATCAGTATTTTTGTATTGCTACTTTTATTATATGTAATGTTTCGTTTTAGGGAAAAGGCAAATCCAACCCCTTCTAAAACTACACACAATACTTTAATTGAAATTATATGGACGGCAGTTCCAGTTTTAATCCTAGTTGCTATCGTTATTCCATCTTGGCGATTAATTAACTATATGGAAAAGCACGAAAACCCTGAGCTAACAATAAAAGCGATTGGATATCAGTGGTATTGGGGCTATGAATATGTTGATGGGGTAGGGAAGGGGATTAAGTTTGAAAGCTATATGACGCCTGAAGATAAACTTAAGAAAGGTGAGCCTCGTTTACTTAAAACTGATAATGCAGTTGTTTTGCCAGTTGATACTAATATTAGAGTTTTAACTACGGCGGCTGATGTTATTCATGCTTGGGCGGTTCCTTCATTTGGGGTTAAGAAAGATGCAGTTCCGGGTAGAATTAATGAAACTTGGGTTAGGATTACTAAGGAAGGCACTTATTACGGCCAATGTTCTGAATTATGCGGTTCAAAACACGCTTTTATGCCAATTGAGGTAAAAGCTGTATCCAAAAAAGCATATAGAAAATGGGCTAAAAAACAACTTAATGGTTAG